One stretch of Filifactor alocis ATCC 35896 DNA includes these proteins:
- a CDS encoding PEP/pyruvate-binding domain-containing protein, whose product MISLNAEMTVESNRLGNKAKNLILLKKHGFHVPDGVVIDTDLYERAMLSTGLKKEISRLFQKLDGTNIREISKEMELLFSKVDFSEKLFEEIKDFIRPDKAYAVRSSGTLEDCENYSFAGLYRTHLYKRGSQEIKWAVEDCWASLFSEPILEYLYHNHIAFDEPKMAVIIQDMVDADYSGVAFTVNPITGNDREILVEVACGTGEDLVSGKIRPENYSYDWYRDTCNYKDENKILSEKSLKEISVVFKEIQKMFGYPCDIEFALKDGELFILQARAITKIGYSQIKDMWTTADFRDGGVSATTCIPYMWSLYEYVWDHALRTFVIDSKLLSSSECEGTLGEIFFGRPYWNLSFVKKVMSVVPGYKEREFDASYGVTPNYEGDGQKTKLTLTSLFRVLKIVVAQKKILKDRETKAQKYKNLLSDKYRYYRETLDETMSISEFEKKWYDLTHEHYLKSETIYFWQIFINEIHQTLYKEKITKHMGYADYLELLNGITDISHLRPFVYIRESTRLIRSCEEAYQYWKTTPSEQMIEELSEGKYYLNRVSEFLERYGYHSDRELDVSYPCYYEDLPAVIEMFRTSLLSEGVHEDSDDGKMQHRLYEMRMESLKQKLRKRKFKRLKIQTEKIRNMLWWREEFRDLSTMLYYIIRIYTIRLGEIYKKEGILDSKEDIWMSRVGDIWDFQEGKIDKREFIYRLSKNKDYYLSFRNFLSENEIGSTFKPVQRQSNDKNLLCGTGCNVGVISGVARVIHSIEEIDKLQKNDILVTKYTDTGWSGKFALLSGLITEFGGVLCHGAIVAREYGIPCIASVTDATKKIKDGSLIKMDGETGEIFLLSEDGSKDSI is encoded by the coding sequence TTGATAAGCTTGAACGCAGAAATGACGGTAGAATCAAATAGATTGGGGAACAAAGCCAAGAATCTTATCTTGTTGAAAAAACATGGATTTCATGTCCCTGATGGAGTGGTTATAGACACTGATTTGTATGAAAGAGCAATGCTTTCTACAGGGTTAAAAAAAGAAATTAGCCGTTTGTTTCAAAAGTTGGACGGAACAAATATACGAGAAATCAGCAAAGAAATGGAACTCTTGTTTTCTAAAGTGGATTTTTCAGAAAAATTGTTTGAAGAAATAAAAGATTTTATTCGACCGGACAAAGCATATGCCGTTCGTAGCAGCGGAACTTTGGAGGACTGTGAAAATTATTCTTTTGCCGGTTTATACCGAACACATTTGTACAAAAGAGGATCTCAAGAAATAAAATGGGCGGTGGAAGATTGTTGGGCATCTTTATTTTCCGAACCGATTTTGGAGTATTTGTATCATAATCATATTGCGTTTGATGAACCGAAAATGGCAGTTATCATTCAAGATATGGTGGATGCTGATTACAGTGGGGTTGCATTTACCGTAAATCCGATTACGGGAAATGACAGAGAAATTCTTGTTGAAGTTGCTTGCGGAACGGGAGAAGATTTGGTATCCGGAAAGATTCGACCGGAAAACTACTCTTATGATTGGTATCGAGATACTTGTAACTACAAAGACGAGAACAAAATATTGAGCGAAAAAAGTTTGAAAGAAATCTCCGTTGTTTTTAAAGAAATTCAGAAGATGTTCGGATATCCGTGCGATATTGAGTTTGCACTAAAAGATGGAGAATTATTTATTTTGCAGGCAAGGGCAATTACAAAAATCGGATATTCACAAATCAAAGATATGTGGACTACCGCCGATTTCAGAGACGGAGGAGTATCGGCAACTACGTGTATTCCATATATGTGGAGTTTGTACGAGTACGTTTGGGATCATGCTTTGCGTACATTTGTGATTGATTCGAAGTTGTTGTCTTCTTCTGAATGTGAGGGAACTTTGGGAGAAATTTTTTTTGGGAGACCTTATTGGAATCTTTCTTTTGTTAAAAAAGTAATGAGTGTAGTTCCCGGTTATAAGGAAAGAGAGTTCGATGCCTCATATGGAGTTACACCGAATTATGAAGGAGACGGACAGAAAACAAAGTTGACTTTGACTTCATTGTTCAGAGTGCTAAAAATTGTTGTGGCACAAAAAAAGATACTGAAGGACAGAGAAACAAAGGCACAAAAATATAAAAATCTTTTATCGGATAAATATAGATATTATAGGGAAACCCTTGATGAAACTATGAGTATTTCAGAATTTGAAAAGAAATGGTATGACTTGACACATGAACATTATTTGAAGTCTGAAACGATATATTTTTGGCAGATATTCATAAATGAAATTCATCAGACGCTCTATAAAGAAAAAATCACGAAACATATGGGATATGCCGATTATTTGGAATTGTTGAATGGAATTACCGATATTTCGCATTTGAGGCCGTTCGTATATATCAGAGAGTCAACTCGTTTGATTCGAAGTTGTGAAGAAGCTTATCAGTATTGGAAAACAACCCCTTCTGAGCAGATGATAGAAGAGCTTTCTGAAGGAAAATATTATTTGAATCGAGTAAGTGAATTTTTGGAAAGGTACGGATATCACTCCGATCGGGAGCTGGACGTCAGCTATCCTTGCTATTATGAAGATCTTCCTGCAGTTATAGAGATGTTTCGAACATCGCTCCTTTCGGAAGGGGTGCATGAAGACTCCGATGATGGAAAAATGCAACATCGACTTTATGAAATGCGTATGGAATCTCTGAAACAAAAATTGAGAAAACGTAAGTTCAAAAGATTAAAAATTCAAACAGAAAAGATAAGAAATATGTTGTGGTGGAGAGAAGAATTCCGAGATCTTTCCACAATGCTGTATTATATTATACGAATATATACCATTCGATTGGGAGAAATTTACAAAAAAGAAGGAATTTTAGATTCGAAAGAAGATATTTGGATGAGCCGTGTAGGAGATATTTGGGATTTTCAAGAAGGAAAAATTGATAAACGGGAATTTATATACAGACTTTCCAAGAATAAGGATTATTACCTTTCTTTTCGAAATTTTCTTAGTGAAAATGAAATCGGATCTACTTTCAAGCCGGTGCAAAGGCAAAGTAATGACAAAAATTTGCTTTGCGGAACGGGATGTAATGTCGGTGTTATTTCCGGTGTTGCACGGGTGATTCATTCGATAGAAGAAATCGACAAGTTGCAAAAAAACGATATCTTAGTTACAAAATATACAGATACGGGGTGGAGCGGAAAATTTGCTCTGCTTTCAGGATTGATTACGGAATTCGGAGGAGTTTTGTGTCATGGTGCTATTGTAGCCAGAGAGTATGGAATACCGTGTATTGCATCGGTTACGGATGCAACAAAAAAAATCAAAGATGGTTCTCTTATTAAAATGGATGGAGAAACGGGAGAGATTTTTTTGTTGTCGGAAGACGGAAGCAAAGATTCAATATAA
- a CDS encoding CDP-archaeol synthase, translating into MNEVVTMYLTLAPVILSGILNMVWCKLPVVKKWQIPMDSGKSFKDGKRIFGDNKTWKGFFGYVWLSITMYGLWGFVSSKSDFLMIHNYFYYTHSNHFNYNISVGALLGFGYAVFELPNSFLKRRLDIEPGKTISGFKKVFFIFLDQADSVIGCAFVVWLFYDIGMLRFVKLVVLGAVTHIFVNMLLYLLGLRKNMF; encoded by the coding sequence ATGAATGAAGTTGTTACAATGTATTTGACTTTGGCGCCGGTTATATTGTCCGGCATTTTGAATATGGTATGGTGCAAGCTACCGGTTGTAAAAAAATGGCAAATTCCAATGGATTCAGGGAAATCATTCAAAGATGGAAAACGAATTTTCGGAGATAACAAGACATGGAAAGGATTTTTCGGGTATGTTTGGCTCAGCATTACTATGTATGGCTTGTGGGGATTTGTTTCATCCAAAAGTGATTTTTTGATGATACATAATTATTTTTACTATACTCATTCGAATCATTTTAACTATAATATATCGGTTGGAGCTTTGTTGGGATTCGGATACGCGGTATTTGAACTTCCCAACAGTTTTTTGAAACGTAGGTTGGATATTGAGCCGGGAAAGACGATTTCGGGATTTAAAAAGGTTTTTTTCATATTTTTGGATCAGGCGGATTCGGTTATCGGCTGTGCATTTGTGGTTTGGTTGTTTTATGACATTGGGATGCTAAGATTTGTCAAACTGGTTGTATTGGGAGCGGTTACGCATATTTTTGTAAATATGTTGCTGTATCTGCTTGGTTTGAGAAAAAATATGTTTTAG
- a CDS encoding UbiA prenyltransferase family protein (UbiA prenyltransferase family catalyzes the transfer of a prenyl group to various acceptors with hydrophobic ring structures in the biosynthesis of respiratory quinones, hemes, chlorophylls, vitamin E, and shikonin), which yields MIRRLNIYFREMFPLIPRFLLGAIVFGEIYFMVLLNYGIVHFNIGIQEFVGAYTVFAFYMYLRVADDFKDYETDKRLFPNRALPSGKVNKRDLIVACTLAQVIAFILNVLYMNNTAFFLFLYGYGFLMSQWFFQRHKIQPNLPLALVTHNPVQIIINLYIISFTCVKYKLYPFTYITFLVLWTLYFPSLIWEISRKIRAPREETEYVTYSKLFGYEKATRFVMILTLTDIITNIILVWNLNKISVVAFIGIVSWMTIKFLQYIKDPYQYKIVEKVERYTYIQETLMLLTVAIYLMIGKI from the coding sequence GTGATAAGACGATTAAACATTTATTTTCGGGAGATGTTTCCCCTTATACCAAGGTTTCTCCTTGGAGCAATCGTATTTGGAGAGATTTATTTTATGGTTCTACTGAATTACGGTATCGTTCATTTCAACATAGGAATCCAAGAATTTGTGGGAGCATATACAGTATTTGCTTTCTATATGTATCTTAGAGTGGCTGATGATTTTAAGGATTATGAGACAGATAAGCGTTTGTTTCCTAACAGGGCTCTTCCGAGCGGAAAAGTAAACAAGAGAGATTTGATTGTGGCATGTACGCTTGCTCAAGTGATTGCATTCATTTTGAATGTTTTGTATATGAATAATACGGCGTTTTTTTTATTTTTGTATGGATACGGTTTTTTGATGAGTCAATGGTTCTTTCAGAGACATAAAATACAGCCGAATTTACCGTTGGCACTTGTGACACACAATCCGGTTCAGATAATTATCAACTTGTATATCATCTCGTTTACCTGTGTGAAGTATAAGTTATATCCGTTTACATATATCACCTTTTTGGTGTTGTGGACATTGTATTTTCCTTCATTGATTTGGGAAATAAGCCGTAAGATAAGAGCACCGCGAGAAGAGACCGAGTATGTAACGTATTCTAAATTATTCGGGTATGAAAAAGCTACTCGATTTGTCATGATTTTGACATTGACGGATATCATTACTAATATCATTTTGGTATGGAATTTAAATAAGATTTCCGTAGTTGCATTCATCGGCATTGTGAGTTGGATGACAATCAAGTTTTTGCAATATATCAAAGATCCTTATCAATATAAGATTGTGGAGAAAGTGGAACGCTACACCTATATACAGGAAACATTGATGTTGTTGACAGTCGCCATTTATTTGATGATAGGTAAAATATAA
- the rpmF gene encoding 50S ribosomal protein L32: MAVPKRKTAKSATRSRRSANMKMTAKTLVKCSNCGEFALPHHVCAECGHYKGREVIAK; this comes from the coding sequence ATGGCAGTACCAAAGAGAAAAACCGCAAAAAGTGCAACAAGATCAAGAAGATCTGCAAATATGAAAATGACAGCAAAAACATTGGTAAAATGTTCAAACTGTGGAGAATTCGCTTTACCACATCATGTATGTGCAGAATGTGGACATTACAAAGGTAGAGAAGTTATTGCAAAATAG
- a CDS encoding PEP/pyruvate-binding domain-containing protein, whose amino-acid sequence MKSKNLEIMKKNGINVPKFFVLKWEELIDYNTFSAELSKCISQWKKDTLSKQSDCLNILLDRFIRVPEIILEKNIEYAVRSSCNMEDGEEYSFAGMFDTYLNVEAGDVSLRIKDCLKALYCKSALEYSILNHIDIAQMKMDVIVQEMVEGDFSGILFTSNPQGILNEAVITVGKGLGDAVVSDKIQTVTYYYNVSDKKYYYDGMEDLLSMDILDNLISIGENIKKIFDYPYADIEFSVIGNEIYILQARKITSFTEEETEVYDNSNIVESYPGITLPLSESFARAAYTGVFSGLARRIWKKEELIEQFSSLFENMVGSVNGAMYYKIDNWYTLLQCVPFGKKIIPIWQEMLGVKDRKELPERMKLSHLIRIKTYFNFAYEFFWVQKSMKKLNEHYEEVNRYFKKTFREDLTNEQLKELYRNVEEELLAVWDITLINDLYAFLFTAMAKKMDKSGRVYERISGIKDIESMKPVRELIQLAEFRLQNVSEEEYIVRKNAYIDHYGDRTVEELKMESRTFRTNPELLDQKIEEYASDSLKLQEMKQKMMHKENELNGNMKEGFFERRAVAGIRNREISRLNRTRIYGMVRSIFQAVGKNFVLQNRLESVEDIYYLKIEEIFDEMNTHRDLRKITKERKKEYENFKSMPIYNRIVATKTGLQKLNHFEKKQKQIFQTEFLSGVPCSFGKVTGSVSVIESAKEIKNTKNKILVARMTDPGWVFLLASAKGIVTEKGSLLSHTAIIARELRIPSIVAVENATELLKNGDIVEMDGSTGDIHILQRKCEK is encoded by the coding sequence ATGAAGAGTAAAAATCTTGAAATTATGAAAAAAAACGGAATAAATGTTCCGAAGTTTTTTGTGTTGAAATGGGAAGAGTTAATTGATTATAATACATTTTCGGCGGAGCTTTCGAAATGTATTTCTCAATGGAAAAAGGATACATTGTCAAAACAAAGCGATTGTTTGAATATATTGTTGGATCGTTTTATTAGAGTACCTGAAATAATTTTAGAGAAAAATATAGAATATGCCGTAAGATCTTCGTGCAATATGGAAGACGGAGAGGAATACAGTTTTGCAGGGATGTTCGACACTTATCTGAATGTTGAAGCCGGAGATGTCTCCCTTCGGATAAAGGACTGCTTGAAAGCACTGTATTGCAAATCCGCATTGGAGTACAGTATACTCAACCACATCGACATTGCACAAATGAAGATGGATGTTATTGTTCAAGAAATGGTAGAAGGAGATTTTTCAGGAATTTTATTTACTTCCAATCCGCAAGGGATTTTGAATGAGGCCGTTATAACCGTGGGAAAAGGATTGGGAGATGCGGTGGTGTCGGATAAGATTCAAACAGTCACTTATTACTATAATGTTTCGGATAAAAAATACTATTATGACGGAATGGAAGATTTACTCAGTATGGATATTTTGGATAACCTGATTTCTATTGGAGAAAACATTAAGAAGATATTTGATTATCCTTATGCAGATATTGAATTTTCAGTTATCGGGAATGAAATATATATTTTGCAGGCAAGAAAAATTACTTCATTCACTGAGGAAGAAACAGAAGTTTATGACAATTCCAACATTGTTGAAAGTTATCCGGGAATTACACTTCCCCTTTCCGAATCTTTTGCCCGTGCCGCTTATACAGGTGTATTTTCAGGATTGGCACGAAGAATTTGGAAGAAAGAAGAATTAATCGAACAATTTTCCTCACTGTTTGAAAATATGGTAGGGTCGGTCAACGGAGCGATGTACTACAAAATTGATAATTGGTACACTTTGTTACAGTGTGTTCCGTTTGGGAAAAAGATAATACCGATATGGCAAGAAATGCTTGGAGTGAAAGATAGAAAAGAATTGCCTGAGAGGATGAAGTTATCTCATTTGATTAGAATAAAAACTTATTTCAATTTTGCGTATGAATTTTTTTGGGTACAAAAATCCATGAAGAAATTGAATGAGCATTACGAGGAGGTAAACAGATATTTTAAAAAGACTTTTCGTGAAGATCTTACAAATGAACAGTTGAAAGAACTTTATCGGAATGTGGAGGAAGAGCTTTTAGCAGTGTGGGACATTACTTTGATTAATGATTTATATGCTTTTTTGTTTACTGCAATGGCAAAGAAAATGGATAAGAGCGGTCGAGTTTATGAAAGAATATCAGGGATAAAAGATATTGAAAGTATGAAGCCCGTAAGAGAATTGATACAACTTGCTGAATTTCGTTTGCAAAACGTAAGTGAAGAGGAGTATATCGTGCGGAAAAATGCGTACATCGATCATTACGGAGATCGTACTGTAGAAGAGCTGAAAATGGAAAGCAGAACCTTTCGAACCAATCCGGAATTGTTGGATCAAAAAATAGAAGAGTATGCATCAGATTCCTTGAAATTACAGGAGATGAAACAGAAAATGATGCACAAAGAAAATGAGCTGAACGGTAATATGAAAGAAGGATTTTTTGAAAGAAGAGCTGTAGCAGGAATAAGAAATCGAGAAATTTCCCGATTGAATCGCACCAGAATTTATGGTATGGTAAGAAGCATTTTTCAGGCTGTGGGTAAAAATTTTGTGTTGCAAAATCGTTTGGAAAGTGTAGAAGATATTTATTATTTAAAGATTGAAGAAATATTCGATGAAATGAATACACATAGAGATCTGCGAAAAATTACAAAAGAAAGAAAAAAGGAATATGAAAATTTTAAGTCAATGCCGATTTATAACCGTATTGTGGCAACTAAAACAGGGTTGCAAAAATTAAATCATTTCGAAAAAAAACAAAAACAAATTTTTCAAACAGAATTTCTTTCAGGAGTACCTTGTTCTTTCGGCAAAGTCACCGGAAGTGTATCGGTTATTGAAAGTGCTAAAGAAATCAAAAATACAAAGAATAAGATTCTCGTGGCAAGAATGACGGATCCGGGATGGGTATTTCTTTTAGCAAGTGCGAAAGGAATTGTTACAGAAAAAGGTTCTTTATTGTCGCACACTGCAATTATAGCCAGAGAGTTGAGGATTCCTTCCATCGTTGCAGTTGAAAATGCCACTGAGCTTTTAAAAAACGGAGATATTGTTGAAATGGATGGAAGTACCGGAGACATTCACATCTTGCAAAGAAAATGTGAAAAATAG
- a CDS encoding CDP-alcohol phosphatidyltransferase family protein yields the protein MMIGKWNRTVILTYVGIFFSIIGMGFVIHADAESAMSCLILAGICDLFDGQIARRIKRTEEEKLFGIELDSVADVVNFIAFPVVLLYVTVSSWLLVSLAGTFFAICGTARLAFFNMGAKESMGEISFYRGLPVTYTALILPLVYLLKYAISLNVFDIIFMVCYLSIGVFQITDIRVSKPKRWAYPFFVVLAVGMLYVYRWIS from the coding sequence ATGATGATAGGAAAATGGAATCGGACAGTAATTTTGACTTATGTCGGGATATTTTTTTCAATAATAGGAATGGGCTTTGTAATTCATGCAGATGCAGAATCTGCAATGAGTTGTTTGATTTTGGCAGGAATATGTGATTTGTTTGACGGACAGATTGCCAGAAGAATCAAACGTACAGAAGAAGAAAAACTTTTTGGCATTGAGTTGGATTCTGTAGCAGATGTTGTCAACTTTATTGCCTTTCCGGTCGTTTTGTTGTATGTGACGGTATCTTCTTGGCTTCTTGTTAGCTTAGCGGGAACTTTTTTTGCAATCTGCGGAACGGCACGATTAGCATTTTTTAATATGGGAGCTAAAGAAAGCATGGGAGAGATATCTTTTTATCGTGGACTTCCGGTAACATATACGGCGCTTATTCTACCTTTGGTGTATCTTTTGAAATATGCGATTTCTTTGAACGTTTTTGATATTATTTTTATGGTGTGTTATCTTTCAATCGGAGTATTTCAAATTACAGATATTAGAGTTTCAAAGCCGAAAAGATGGGCATATCCATTTTTTGTTGTACTTGCTGTGGGAATGTTATATGTATATCGGTGGATATCATGA
- a CDS encoding phosphatidylserine decarboxylase: MKRIYDRKNQKFYQEQQFGEGVLHFLYESFLGRILLKMAVNPWFSKFFAIYYDSSFSQRKIVPFVQKYHICMEEYEESSYRSFNDFFIRKKKKEYLDMKPDEGSLISPADSKLSVYFVTSDVKLSIKGHSYTLGELLRDEELSQFFRNGICLVFRLGVQDYHRYCHVASGKIVKEKKIKGCLHTVSSVSKNHKIFVENKREYQVVQTETMGMFVQMEIGALLVGEIVNRKKADVVQGEEKGYFSFGGSTVVILIPEKRVRLEDDILRNALDGTEIKVNYAEKIGVIV; this comes from the coding sequence ATGAAAAGAATTTATGATAGAAAAAATCAAAAATTTTATCAAGAGCAACAGTTTGGAGAAGGAGTTTTGCATTTCCTATATGAGAGTTTTTTGGGGAGAATTTTACTCAAAATGGCTGTGAATCCATGGTTTTCGAAATTCTTTGCCATATACTATGATTCCTCTTTCAGTCAACGAAAGATTGTTCCATTTGTACAAAAGTATCACATTTGTATGGAGGAGTATGAAGAGAGTTCGTACCGTTCCTTTAACGATTTTTTTATTCGAAAAAAAAAGAAAGAATACCTTGATATGAAACCTGATGAAGGCAGTTTGATTTCTCCTGCAGATTCTAAGTTAAGCGTATATTTTGTGACTTCTGATGTCAAATTGAGTATCAAAGGACATAGCTATACGTTAGGAGAGCTTTTGCGTGATGAGGAACTTTCACAATTTTTTCGTAACGGTATTTGTTTGGTATTTCGTTTGGGAGTGCAGGATTATCATAGGTATTGTCATGTAGCAAGCGGAAAGATAGTAAAAGAAAAGAAGATAAAAGGCTGTCTTCATACGGTTAGTTCTGTATCAAAAAATCATAAGATTTTTGTTGAAAACAAGAGGGAATATCAGGTTGTACAGACTGAAACTATGGGTATGTTCGTGCAAATGGAGATTGGAGCCTTATTAGTAGGAGAAATTGTCAATCGTAAAAAAGCAGATGTGGTGCAGGGAGAAGAAAAAGGATATTTCAGTTTTGGAGGTTCTACAGTAGTGATTTTGATTCCGGAGAAAAGAGTAAGGCTGGAGGATGATATTTTACGCAATGCTCTCGATGGAACGGAAATCAAGGTTAATTATGCAGAAAAAATAGGAGTGATAGTGTGA
- a CDS encoding acetate/propionate family kinase — MKILVINCGSSSLKYQLIDMENEHVLAKGLVERIGIEGSILKHESANKEKEIIKVPMEDHKVALKLVLEALVNEEYGAIASMEEIGAVGHRVVHGGEKFAESCVLMEEVIKALEDCIELAPLHNPPNLIGISACREILPEVPMVAVFDTAFHQTMPKEAFLYGIPYEYYEKYGIRKYGFHGTSHRFVSIQAAALLGKKPEELNLITCHLGNGASIAAVKGGKSVETSMGFTPLAGLIMGTRCGDIDPAIVPFLMQKENLSIEEVNNLMNKQSGVLGLSGVSSDFRDIEEEAAKGNERAQVTLETFRLRVRETIGAYAAVLGRVDGIIFTAGLGENSAKDRAAICEGFKAWGIALDEEANKQRGKEMFISTKDSKIPVMVIPTNEELMIARDTLALVK, encoded by the coding sequence GTGAAAATATTAGTCATCAACTGCGGAAGTTCTTCTTTGAAATATCAATTGATTGATATGGAAAATGAGCATGTGTTAGCGAAAGGTCTTGTGGAAAGAATCGGAATTGAAGGCTCTATCTTGAAACACGAATCAGCAAATAAAGAAAAAGAAATTATCAAAGTACCGATGGAAGACCATAAGGTAGCTTTAAAATTAGTATTAGAAGCACTTGTAAATGAAGAATACGGTGCAATTGCATCTATGGAAGAAATTGGAGCTGTGGGACATCGTGTAGTACATGGTGGAGAAAAGTTTGCGGAATCTTGCGTTTTGATGGAAGAAGTAATCAAAGCATTGGAAGATTGCATCGAATTGGCACCACTACACAATCCTCCAAACTTGATTGGAATCTCTGCTTGTAGAGAAATTCTTCCTGAAGTACCAATGGTTGCTGTATTTGATACTGCATTCCATCAAACAATGCCAAAAGAAGCGTTCCTATATGGAATCCCTTATGAATATTACGAAAAATACGGAATTAGAAAATATGGATTCCATGGAACATCTCACAGATTTGTGTCTATTCAGGCAGCTGCTTTGTTAGGTAAAAAACCGGAAGAACTTAATTTGATTACCTGTCACTTAGGAAACGGTGCATCTATAGCAGCGGTTAAGGGAGGAAAATCTGTAGAAACATCCATGGGCTTCACTCCTTTAGCAGGCTTAATTATGGGAACGCGATGTGGAGATATCGATCCGGCTATTGTTCCTTTCTTAATGCAAAAAGAAAATTTGAGCATTGAAGAAGTAAATAACTTAATGAATAAACAATCCGGGGTATTAGGACTTTCCGGTGTAAGTTCTGACTTTAGAGATATTGAAGAAGAAGCAGCAAAAGGTAATGAGAGAGCACAAGTGACACTTGAGACTTTCCGTCTAAGAGTGAGAGAAACAATTGGAGCGTATGCTGCAGTACTTGGACGAGTAGATGGAATTATCTTTACAGCAGGCTTGGGAGAAAACTCAGCAAAAGATAGAGCAGCAATCTGTGAAGGATTTAAAGCATGGGGAATCGCTTTGGATGAAGAAGCAAATAAACAAAGAGGAAAAGAAATGTTTATTTCTACGAAAGACTCTAAAATTCCGGTAATGGTAATTCCAACAAACGAAGAACTGATGATTGCAAGAGATACTTTAGCATTAGTAAAATAG
- a CDS encoding YceD family protein, with translation MAVIDITDVKKRKKKSISVNDVIPLEECNANYDNVLFLETPVVEGRVRYHEDNLVFDGSVKTLLSVPCSKCLKEIEISVDKPFLVVLVTEEEEYFMDFDSYCYEKDQLNLWDLVWVQIWDEIPFKLLCKDDCLGVCPTCGHNLNDGPCDCPEVEKPIDERMAKLRELLN, from the coding sequence ATGGCGGTTATAGATATTACTGATGTAAAAAAAAGAAAAAAGAAAAGTATTTCTGTAAATGATGTCATCCCCTTAGAAGAATGTAATGCCAATTATGACAATGTTCTTTTTTTAGAAACGCCCGTTGTGGAAGGTCGTGTTCGCTATCATGAAGACAATCTAGTTTTCGACGGCAGTGTGAAGACCTTATTGTCCGTACCTTGTTCCAAGTGTTTGAAGGAAATTGAAATTTCGGTCGACAAGCCATTTTTGGTCGTTTTGGTAACAGAGGAAGAAGAATACTTTATGGATTTCGATAGCTATTGTTATGAAAAAGATCAGTTGAATCTATGGGATTTGGTATGGGTACAAATTTGGGATGAAATACCATTCAAACTATTGTGCAAAGACGATTGTTTGGGTGTTTGTCCTACCTGTGGACATAATTTAAATGATGGACCTTGTGATTGTCCTGAAGTTGAAAAACCGATAGATGAAAGAATGGCAAAGTTGAGAGAATTATTGAACTAA